The following are encoded in a window of bacterium genomic DNA:
- the glgB gene encoding 1,4-alpha-glucan branching protein GlgB: protein MTNFLTKKDVRLYHEGKHYHIYDKLGAHFTRSGGQNGVHFAVWAPNAAYMAVMGEWNDWSKKEHPMDRFADSGIWTCFIPGIQQGQAYKYFVHSQYKDFEIDKADPFAFATELVPQTASRVWDISGYEWKDEDWIANRAQKNAGDAPMNIYEMHLGSWVRDPEKPESFYSYRELAPRLCEYLNKLHYTHIEFLPVMEHPFYGSWGYQTIAYYAPSSRYGTPQDFMYLIDELHQAGIGVLLDWVPSHFPQDGHGLVYFDGTWLYEHADPRKGLQMDWGTYIFNYGRPEVSNFLLSNALFWIEKYHVDGLRLDAVASMLYLDYSRKPGEWVPNKHGGRENLESIDFLRHVNHVVHEQHPGVLMIAEESTSWPMVSRPVHLGGLGFDMKWNMGWMHDTLDYMEKDPIHRSYHHGKMTFGIWYAWSENFILPFSHDEVVHLKKSMLSKMPGDLWRQFANLRLLYGFMTGHPGKKLLFMGGEFGQWREWNHDRALDWELLNYTEHQQLHSWVQDLNRFYRNTPALYELDFEPRGFQWIDCNDNVRSVLSFLRFGKNDQEAVAFICNFTPVPRHNYRIGVPWEGIWEEALNSDSEFYGGSGIGNFGSVKADEMESHGRKFSVNLQLPPLSVVILKSSFNAETLGRRENSK, encoded by the coding sequence ATGACGAATTTCCTGACCAAGAAGGACGTGCGTCTTTATCACGAAGGAAAACACTATCATATCTACGACAAATTGGGAGCGCATTTCACGCGATCCGGAGGTCAGAACGGCGTACACTTTGCGGTCTGGGCGCCCAATGCCGCGTACATGGCCGTGATGGGTGAATGGAACGATTGGAGTAAAAAGGAGCACCCCATGGATCGCTTTGCCGATAGCGGCATCTGGACCTGTTTCATTCCCGGTATTCAGCAAGGGCAAGCCTATAAGTATTTTGTGCACTCTCAGTACAAAGATTTTGAGATTGACAAAGCAGATCCTTTCGCATTCGCAACCGAGCTGGTACCCCAAACAGCTTCGCGCGTATGGGACATTTCCGGATATGAATGGAAAGATGAGGATTGGATCGCGAACCGCGCACAAAAGAATGCCGGTGATGCTCCTATGAATATCTACGAAATGCATCTTGGTTCCTGGGTACGTGATCCTGAAAAGCCTGAAAGCTTTTATTCTTACCGTGAATTGGCTCCCCGACTTTGCGAATACCTGAACAAGCTCCACTATACGCACATAGAGTTCCTACCAGTGATGGAACATCCTTTCTACGGATCCTGGGGTTATCAAACAATCGCGTACTATGCCCCCTCAAGCCGTTACGGAACTCCGCAAGATTTCATGTATCTGATCGATGAGCTCCATCAAGCCGGAATTGGCGTGTTGTTAGATTGGGTTCCGTCCCATTTTCCACAGGACGGTCATGGTCTGGTTTATTTTGATGGAACCTGGTTGTACGAACATGCTGATCCGCGCAAAGGTCTTCAAATGGATTGGGGAACATACATTTTTAACTACGGCCGTCCGGAAGTCAGCAATTTCCTGCTTTCAAACGCTCTCTTCTGGATCGAAAAATATCATGTAGACGGCCTTCGTTTGGATGCGGTCGCATCCATGTTGTACCTGGATTACAGCCGCAAACCGGGCGAGTGGGTTCCCAATAAACATGGTGGACGCGAAAATCTGGAATCCATCGATTTCTTACGCCATGTGAACCATGTTGTGCATGAACAACACCCGGGTGTGTTGATGATCGCAGAAGAATCAACGTCCTGGCCGATGGTATCGCGGCCCGTTCACCTGGGTGGACTCGGTTTCGATATGAAATGGAACATGGGTTGGATGCACGACACACTCGATTACATGGAAAAGGATCCCATCCATCGAAGCTATCATCACGGCAAAATGACTTTCGGAATCTGGTACGCGTGGAGTGAAAATTTCATTCTCCCCTTTTCTCATGACGAAGTCGTTCATCTAAAAAAATCGATGCTGAGCAAAATGCCCGGGGATCTGTGGCGACAGTTCGCGAATTTGCGTCTTTTGTATGGCTTCATGACAGGCCATCCCGGCAAAAAACTCCTGTTTATGGGTGGCGAGTTCGGCCAATGGAGGGAATGGAACCATGACCGGGCACTGGATTGGGAATTGTTAAACTACACGGAGCATCAACAACTGCATTCCTGGGTGCAGGACTTGAATCGCTTCTACAGAAACACACCCGCGCTGTATGAGCTAGATTTCGAACCGCGCGGTTTTCAATGGATCGATTGCAATGATAATGTGCGGAGCGTGTTAAGTTTCCTGCGGTTCGGAAAGAACGATCAGGAAGCAGTCGCTTTCATTTGCAATTTCACGCCGGTCCCAAGACACAATTATCGTATCGGCGTTCCCTGGGAAGGCATCTGGGAAGAAGCGCTGAACAGCGACTCCGAGTTTTATGGCGGCAGCGGAATTGGCAATTTCGGAAGCGTCAAAGCGGATGAGATGGAATCACACGGCCGCAAGTTTTCAGTGAACTTGCAACTCCCTCCGCTCTCCGTCGTGATCTTGAAAAGTTCCTTTAACGCAGAGACGCTGGGACGCAGAGAAAACTCAAAATAA
- a CDS encoding cysteine desulfurase, whose translation MNLEHVLEGAPFIEPITPEEFDVEKIRIDFPALHQKIYDKPLVYLDNAATTQKPLSVINVIQTYYVCSNANVHRGIHFLSERATRTYEYARSKVQRFLNAQESFEIIFVRGTTEAINLVAQSYGRTFLKAGDEIIISAIEHHSNIVPWQLVAEQTGARIRVIPVTDSGELILEEYENLLSEKTKIVAVGHVSNALGTVNPIKQIIRMAHDFGAVTLVDGAQSMPHMKVDVQDLDCDFYAFSGHKIYGPTGIGILYGKQALLDRMPPYQGGGEMIREVSFDRTTYADLPHKFEAGTPHIAGSVALGAAIDYITHLGLGNIAAYEHELLHKATEKVRSIPGLRLIGTAKEKSAILSFVMEGVHPHDIGTILDREGIAVRVGHHCAQPAMKRFGLPATARASFSFYNTEHEIDRLTAGLRKVKEVLAL comes from the coding sequence ATGAACTTGGAGCATGTTCTCGAAGGTGCGCCTTTCATAGAACCGATTACGCCCGAAGAATTTGATGTTGAAAAGATCAGAATCGATTTCCCGGCGCTTCATCAAAAGATTTATGACAAACCACTCGTGTATCTCGACAACGCAGCCACAACGCAAAAACCCTTGTCTGTGATCAATGTCATTCAAACTTATTATGTGTGCAGCAACGCCAACGTGCATCGCGGGATTCATTTTTTGAGCGAGCGCGCAACACGCACTTATGAGTATGCGCGATCAAAGGTCCAACGCTTTTTGAATGCTCAGGAGTCGTTTGAAATTATTTTCGTGCGTGGAACCACCGAAGCGATCAACCTGGTGGCGCAGAGCTACGGAAGGACTTTCTTGAAAGCTGGTGACGAAATCATCATTTCGGCCATTGAACACCACTCGAACATTGTTCCCTGGCAGCTGGTTGCTGAACAGACGGGCGCGAGAATTCGAGTGATCCCAGTCACTGACAGCGGTGAGCTCATTCTGGAAGAATACGAAAACCTTCTCAGCGAAAAAACAAAGATCGTAGCCGTTGGACATGTATCAAATGCGCTGGGCACTGTGAATCCCATCAAACAAATCATTCGAATGGCTCATGATTTCGGAGCGGTCACGCTGGTGGATGGCGCGCAATCTATGCCCCACATGAAGGTGGATGTTCAGGACCTGGATTGCGATTTTTATGCTTTCTCCGGTCATAAAATTTACGGTCCCACCGGTATCGGAATTCTTTATGGAAAACAGGCTCTGCTGGATAGAATGCCGCCGTATCAGGGAGGCGGAGAGATGATCCGTGAGGTCAGCTTTGATCGAACCACTTATGCAGATCTGCCCCACAAATTTGAGGCCGGAACGCCGCACATTGCAGGTTCGGTTGCTCTGGGAGCGGCCATTGATTACATCACTCATCTTGGATTGGGCAACATTGCAGCATACGAACATGAGCTGCTTCATAAAGCCACGGAAAAAGTGCGCTCCATTCCGGGTTTGAGACTGATCGGCACCGCAAAAGAGAAGTCAGCGATATTGTCATTTGTGATGGAAGGCGTGCATCCTCATGATATCGGTACGATTCTGGATCGCGAAGGCATTGCTGTCCGTGTTGGGCATCACTGCGCGCAACCCGCAATGAAAAGATTCGGATTGCCGGCCACCGCGCGTGCTTCCTTCAGCTTTTACAACACCGAGCATGAGATTGATCGATTGACAGCTGGACTGCGGAAGGTGAAAGAGGTTCTTGCGCTGTGA
- a CDS encoding SUF system NifU family Fe-S cluster assembly protein, which translates to MTELYELYQQVILDHNKKPRNFHRMETASAKSEGFNPLCGDRLIVYVQLEGDQIKDISFEGSGCAISKASASLMTESVKGKSKAEIEALFKRVHQMLTAPPDTVIDVEGLGKLAAFSGVREFPVRVKCATLAWHTLNSALQGQKEPVTTE; encoded by the coding sequence GTGACAGAGCTGTACGAACTCTATCAGCAGGTTATTCTCGATCACAATAAAAAGCCGCGAAATTTTCACAGGATGGAAACGGCTTCCGCAAAGTCGGAAGGCTTTAATCCACTTTGCGGAGACCGGCTTATCGTATATGTGCAACTGGAAGGAGACCAGATCAAAGATATCAGCTTTGAAGGTTCAGGCTGCGCCATCTCTAAAGCTTCGGCTTCACTGATGACTGAAAGCGTTAAGGGAAAAAGTAAAGCGGAGATAGAAGCGCTATTCAAAAGAGTTCATCAGATGTTGACCGCCCCTCCGGATACGGTGATTGATGTCGAAGGGCTGGGAAAGCTGGCTGCGTTCTCCGGTGTGCGTGAATTTCCGGTGCGCGTCAAATGCGCCACCCTCGCGTGGCACACGCTGAACTCCGCCCTGCAAGGCCAGAAAGAACCCGTCACCACAGAATGA